In Micropterus dolomieu isolate WLL.071019.BEF.003 ecotype Adirondacks linkage group LG01, ASM2129224v1, whole genome shotgun sequence, the sequence attttgacattgaccaaattttcttctttgctgttaagctaacattttttaattaagcTAACGTCCCCAAGTATTTTCTTTAGAGGACTATAGCAACTAAAACTCACACTTTTcagatataatatatatatttgtgacctgGAATTGCATGgggtttgttttgtctttttaagaaGAGTAATTAGGTAATTGACTGTACTGTACCTCTTATGTTGTATTTTACTGCAacttaaaatgaataaagaagTAGCCCTCTGGTACTGTACACTTGCTTGTTCTGCGTGTAGGAGTTCAAAGAGGGTCGGCGAGCCAGCCACACAGCCCCACAGGTGCTGTTCAGCCACAGGGAGCCCCCACTGGAGCTGAAGGACACGGACGCCGCTGTCGGGGACAACATTGGATACATCACCTTTGGTCAGTACCTGTTGGCTGAAACTGCTTTGCCTGTTTTGCAGCTACATTACAATGGTAATTGATTCTGATGTATATGCactttgttcatgtttttagTCCTGTTCCCACGTCACACCAATGCCAATGccagagacaacaccatcaaccTCATCCACACCTTCAGGGACTATCTGCACTACCACATAAAGTGCTCCAAGGTCAGTTCAGCTTAACTAGAGTCCAGTGGATTCTTTCAAGGAAAAAAGAATCTGTAGGGTCAGGGCAAGTTTGCCTTTAAGACTCTTTGAAATAGAGATGGATCTTAAGATGTTACCTACAAACAGTGTTTTATCACCCTCTTAATGAAGGGCTGAAGAACAGCTCCCCAGAATTTAGTTTAAATGAGTtgactaaatgactaaaatagTTGTCTGACTCACAAACTTCTCATATAGAGCCTTCCGAGCAACAGCACAACAGGAACAAACCATTTTATTTCCTGATATTCAAATGAGGGTTTTTAGATGTGACCCACTCATGCAATTTTAGTTAAGCACAAGTTCCAGTGGGTTCTGGAGTTGGTAAGAAatgcttgttttttatttttggtattgttttgtttgttagatGATACATAATTGAGCATGAAGATCCATAACTAAATGAATATTAAAGAAACACCTGTTGAACATCCATTACAAGCTGATTTAATCACAGGCTACAAACAAGCCATAAAGTCCTCCTTTGTATTAGTATGTTCCGTCTATTATTTCAGGGTCTATTTATAATAGAAAGTCCAGCCATAGGTGAGAACGAAGGCCCTACCTGGCGACGACTTGCTCTGTCACCTGAAGTGATCATacaggttttttgttttttgtgtgtgttcgtgcgtgcattacacacaaaatgacataCTCTTCTAAAGGTTTGCCTTGAAGGCATggcagatggatggatggaaaattgTAGTTGGGTTACACTTGACAAACAGGAAATTATACACTGTCAAAACAACTGTTCAATATTGGCCCTGTCTCTGCTGCACGCAGTGTTCAAGATACTGCACCTGACACAAAATGTCGACATcctatattcatttatttatttaggtaaTTAAACAATTGCGACACttccaaagaaaacaaatagaGCATATCTCTAAATATTCATTCCAAGATTAGATGAAAGATACAAGGTATGACATGGTGAGAATCCCCTCATACGTAGCGCTTTTTCTTTCGCAGGCCTACATTCACACACGTATGAGGGCCAAGACGTCAGACTTCCTCAAGGTGCTGAACCGTGCTCGACCCGACGCCGAGAAGAAAGAGATGAAGACCATGTCGTAAGTAGCCTCTGCATTTCTCCTCTGGTGTCTAAACCACCGCTCTGATATGTAGTCACCGTTTGTGCAAAGGTCTGTACTGGTCCAGTACATTCATGTAAGAAGAACAAGGTAACGGCCAAAGTTTAGGATAAAATTGACATTTCTGAGTCTCTGATTCTACTGTCAAAGTGGTATTTTTTTTGATGCCATAAACACGATTTTAAACCTACTGTTTCTTTCTTCAAGCTTAATTTAGCAGATTTGATTTTATTGTACAGGTTATTAATTGCAATATTTTAAGCTTCCTCTCTGCCTGTTTCACTATTCAGATCTTAAATGAAGGCTGTAATGTTCAGGAATCATTGCTGTGGGACTTCATTTCAGACAAAATGTACAACCGGATTCAGCTTTGACATACACTACCTCTACCTTTTCTAAGATAGGATCATTTTTCCACTGTCTTTTTTAGTCAGCTGCAGCcgtatgtctgtgtttttgaggtGTGTGGCCATGTGTGCCGCCGCCATTGTTTGAAGTGAGTCAGGAATGAATTTCTACAGATCTTCTCTTTGCTAAAACCTCCAAACAGTTGCACATACTGTGGAGCACAGAAAGTCTTTGTTATGTGGTTAATGTGTAACTGGAATAAGTAGGGAAAGATAGCTGCCATGTTCCTGAGTTTCAAAGTGGGAGAAACATTATACATGAATCTTGGGTTTGATTACAAGGTACAAAAAAATGCTGCCAGCCAAGAAATTGTTAGgaatatgaaaatgaaatagaATAATATTGTCACTAACAAGTCTAGGCAAGAATGCTGATAAGGTCTTCTGTTTGGTTATGGTGTCAAATTGAGATAAAAAAAGTATCAAAGAAAGCAGAgcaatatattgttttaattatttggtCGATTGAAGAATCCCTTTGAGGCAAACGTCTTACACCTTTCAGTATCACTACAATGTTTAACTGCCAAATATTTTTGTAACAAAAGGAATATTTCAGTAGCTCTCAGTGTGCCAAAACAATTACAtacaagagaaagagaaataagaATGTACAGCAAGTTTCAACAGCCTGTCAGTCATCAGTGGGATACATCTTCTCAACTAACTCTCAACCAGAAAGCAATTAGGCGTATTTCCCAATATGTCAATCAATTCCTCTAAAAGATCATTTTTACATGTAGTTAAAGCAGCCACTAAATTTAGATGTTGCAACATGATGTAGTATCTCCTGAATGGTTTGAGCTGTGTGTATACCAGGAAATACCATAACCTGTTAAATTATGTCCTTTGTGTGGTGTCTAATATGTCTTTGTTTGATTTTTCAGTGGAAAGACCTTCTCACGTTGAGGCCACCCCAACCAGAAAAATCCCAAACCCTATGGACACGCCCAAATGCGCTAAACTGAGACTCTACGCCACATCGGACAGGACTCCAGGATGCCTCTTAATGCCCCCGCCCAAACCCCAAAAACGTGTCCagtctttctatttttttttttttttttatgaataataattttgGCTCTACTTAGGGAAAGCCACGGCTcaagataaatgtaaaaaggGCATTCCTTGCTTTGCATAGTTAAAGAGAATTATTAGtcctatataaatatatatatgaaaaaattGAAATTTTTGATACGATATCTTTTACTCCATTTGGTACTCTTGCTTGCCCCTCAACCCTCACCATGCAATATCCATGTGTCGGATGATTTCaatcccccctccctccctctctgtgctTTCATGTCGTCATGACCattgtcattaaaaataaataaataaatcactctTACAAAAAAGCATCTCTGGTAGCAGTGTGTGCTGACTTTGTGCCTCTTGTACAACCACTTATGTTTACTGTTTTCCCAGAATTTTAACAATCCACACAGaatatttttgtttcagacTTTGCAGAATATTTCTATAAATTttcttcatatttatttatttcatttgacaATATCAGagactttaaaaaaattaagagaTCCCATAACTGACCTGTAACCTATACTGGAAACTCAAAGGTAGTCTTGTTTCTTATTTGATTTAAAGGCTCTTAAAAGATGTTTTATTATAACTTATTTGTAAGCTTTCTAGCTTTTACTGTTGCCATGCAAGTCCAGTGTTTAATCCGTAAATCAGTTTAAGGATTATATGATCCTGTATTGGTTTAGAATTTTTACAATTGTTGAGTTCATGATATCCTTCTCATCggtatatttaatatatacatacagaatttcttttgtaattttatgAATAAAGTCGCTGAGAGTCAGAAAAAGGTAGGCAGCAGGCAAAACCATTATGAAGTGTGTGAAGGAGCAggacacaatctttcaaaacttaTAGAGAACAAGAGCTGTTAACGATTTGTGTACCAAATACTTTGTCTACATGCTGTTTGAATGTCTAAAGATGGCATATAATATTTTGGGAGCTACCATACCACTTTGTCAATAATTCCCCACTCAATCTGCCTTGTatgaaataaagattttttttatttgaaaaataacaaGTGAGAACAGCAAACAGCTCTGTTTAAATCTGCTGTTGCACTTTCTTTCCCTTCATctgctgttcttctcctctacaggacagagagagagacctgcTTCTGTATGGCTAATATATATTAGGATGGTGCAGTTCAGTTCCTCAGTCACATGACCTGCTTCAGTCCCAAGTTACATCAAATATCTATAGTAAAAACAATTTCTGTAGTCaaataatttgtattttcataatttttcgACATTTCAACAatgaattgagaaaataattgtcagattACTCCATAGTAAAAATAATCATAGTTCAGCCTCATACCAATCTCTTGAAAAGTAACAAGTCCTATTTATTTCCCTGCTAAACACAAGTATGTGTGTaggcatattttttattttactttactttttcaaAGTGGTTGTGCCACCTAACAATCTATCCACATAATCCCTGGTAACTGCAATCCCTGGTTGGGAATCACAGCACTTAATGATcattaaattatattgtatgAAGGTAAATTAGTGTATTGCTACAAAATGCATTTATCAAGAGATTGAgtaaatgaaacactgcagcGCATCTTTCTTTTGATATCAATTTATTTACTGACATCTGAAAAAATACAGCTTAACGTCATTGTAGCTTTACTGGTTTGACAGCAATAATAGGAAACTGACAAGATACTTggcagagtgacagaaaatgaacagaGAGCAGAAAAAAAGCTACTCAAGATCAGGCTATGGCCACTTCACACTCATTCTTGGGCTGTTCGTTTCCTTactggagaaggaggaggaacaCGAGGAAGAGTAGGAGGAAGATTGTGAGGATGAACCCTTCTTATTTTTTGGCTTGGGTTTTTACTTATTAGTGGGGTTTACTTATTAGGGGGTGGATTTGTTAGAGGGGCTCTCTTGCTTCACAGGGGCTTCTTCTTTTACCTCTTCCGTGCCCGGTTTGGGCACCTTATCTCCCGGCTTCTGCTGGTCTGGAAacaaaatatcagattttacaGGTTTCAAGCATATAAATTTGTTCTTCTGGTCCTTTAACCTGTGTGTACTTCAGCTAGAGTCAACAAATGATCAACAACATATGACAAATATGATTTGCTTGTAAAAACCATTACATCTATAATAAATATAAGTAGTGTGATTACATGAAGTCACAGGGATTGCATGCAGGTGTAGGGCGCAACGTGACAACAACAACTGATTGCAATTTAGTGACACAACTAGCTTTAAAGgaatcatttgacattttaggaaatgtacttttttttggcacacagttagatgagaagattaatacctCTGTCGTATTTGTCTGTTAAATCTGAAGCTAGGGCCAGCAGTCGTTTGCTTAGAGatacaggaggaaacagctagcttagcacTGTCCGAAGGAAATCCTACTTGTACCTCTAAAGCTCATAACCCTCGTAAATTAAagtttttacaatttttttgtACAGACTAGACAAATAAGATATAACGTGTTAGttactgagctttagaggtaCTGGTAAGACAGTTTTTGGACATAAGCAGGGTGTCTATTTCCACTCCGCTAAGACTGGCTGCTCGCTGTAGCCTAatagcaaacagacagacatctgAGTgttatcaatcttttcatctgttgacaaaaaaagtgaaaaagccaatTTCCAAAAACTATTACTTCAAAAAGTGTTATGAGTGTTATATTTCAAGTTTAACTCTGCATGCAGCGCTTCAACTCCGCTGTTGATTAGCTCTTTCAaattctgatgatttttttggtctgttggaCAAGGGCCAATGAGATTAAAAGACCAAACTGAAAGCATCTCAGTAATTGACCCAGGCAGCAGAGATAAACTTTAGCGATCAGGTCACAGCACAAACATGCTTAGTCactgtgattttatttaaagttatgGTTTTTCACAGGCAGATCCAGAACTTACCACTGTCCAATGCATCTTCTAAAGAAATCTCCAAGCTGTCAGGGAAGAGGAGCATAAGTATGCTAACGTATAAGCAGAccatgcttttgtgtgtgttggggtgtgTTTATGCTATAACTTTAAACCTTTTACaaaaatgatttgacattttgggaaatacatttgTTGGCTTTCTTGCCAGGAATTCAATTAaaagccagttagcttagcctTTATGcagtctttatactaagctgagctaactagctgctaGGGAGGTAAATAATCTGCAGCCTTTTCTGGACAAGTGTCACTgtcagttgttttctttccaaATAACCAATTTTATATTTCCCAtgggcagagacagagacacataaTTTCATTTGACATCATACAACTACAACCACCATGAAGTATTCCTGTGCCCTGACCATCCTCACCTATCAGCGCTCATGCCATTAATCAGTTGCTGGTAGTTATTGATTTCTGACTCCAGCTTCATCGTGACGCACAGCAGATTCTTGTTGGTGTTTACATGGCGCTCCACCTGTGACCTCATCTCCTTGAGCTCTGCCTCCAGGTTTAGTATCACCTTGTTGATGGGGCCCATACGTTGACCGTACTCCGCTTTGGTGTTCTTCAGGGTTTCCTCCAGATTGCGGATCTGAAGGGGAGACATATGATACTTTTTATTCTATCCTCAAATCTGTGTTGcttaaaaattatgtttttgtttttttgacttttaaaaagCACATAACAGGTCAATGTCACTCATTAGGAGCcttacagtttgttttgttatgcaAGAGCAGATCCAGGTGTTTTGTCAAACTACAGAGTACTTAAAGTAGCAGGTTTACAGTAGAATGACAGGGCATTCAGGAATGCTCGTGAAAAGTGCAGCTAGACAAACACCCACATATGTGGTTTTAGCATTCCTGACATGATAAAGCAGACTGGTAAATATTTTGCTCTGTAAACCTGAAGAATTGCTTCAAAGGTTTTAGGACTTTGGGTCAGATTGGGATCTACTGTTACAAAAGCTGCAGTATGATTATGTGAAAACATTGCTAAAGTTGATGTTGAGGTTTTACGTTTCAGAACAAAGCCTCTACAAACATGAGAATGTATTAAAGGAACAATAAAGCTCAACTGCTGTTCCAAGTGATTTctctttgttgtattttcattgTATTTCATGTTAGTGTGACAGGAGACGTACTGTATGTGAAACGGCTTGTGTGTGGTTACCGTGCTGTGCAGACTCTGGATCTTAATATCCAgggtttgtttctgtttgagcagaTCCTTCAGCTCTTTCTTTCCAGAGTTCAAGGCCTCGCTGTTTTTGGCCTCCACCACCTTGATGTTTTCAAACTGGAGAAGGACAAACAAGATGGAAATGGTGAGATAAAGAGAAGCAATGAGAACAATATGACATAAGAGTGGTCTGACTTTAGGATCCTGCAGGTATTGTACCTTGCTCTGGTACCAGTCCTCGGTCTCCTCCATATTCTTCTTGCCTATTTGATCGTACTGGATGCGGATTTTGTTGAGAGTCTGAGCCAGGTTAGAGTTTGGAGAATCAATCTCCACCTTCACCTCAGAATCCTTGATCTTCTCACGCAGGTCATCCACCTCCTACAAGAGCCACTATTATAAGTTTGCTTCAGATTTCACACAATGCAATTAGTtgatcttgtgtgtttttgtatgtgtttgtttcaggTCTCACGTCTTTGTGTTCCTGCTGGAGGCGAGCGAGCTCCTCATTCACCAAATcaatctctttttttgtctgctcGCTTTTCAGCTTGGTAGCCTCTGCGGTCTTATTCACATCCTCCAGGTCTTTTTCTAACTCTTTACATGCCTTCTTCTCATCATCCAGCCTGCACACAGAGAGGAGCCCAATAAAGATCCACATAAACACCAGACTTTGTAGTGATATGAATTGCTGTCtggcatcagcagcagcagaaattGCAACTTTAAAAGTTATGCA encodes:
- the LOC123980800 gene encoding keratin, type I cytoskeletal 18-like isoform X1 gives rise to the protein MPSNTAASMFGGAGGRGSRASVSSLEGLRSVLGNEPKRDSAPAAPAASVAPATPAAPTAPAAPADDKQTLRGLNDRLSGYLDTVRQLEKANEDLEKQIDDILAKRTAPEGRDWDKVEKPLDDRKNKIKDITMENAKLMIQINNTNMATDDFKNKLDDEKKACKELEKDLEDVNKTAEATKLKSEQTKKEIDLVNEELARLQQEHKDEVDDLREKIKDSEVKVEIDSPNSNLAQTLNKIRIQYDQIGKKNMEETEDWYQSKFENIKVVEAKNSEALNSGKKELKDLLKQKQTLDIKIQSLHSTIRNLEETLKNTKAEYGQRMGPINKVILNLEAELKEMRSQVERHVNTNKNLLCVTMKLESEINNYQQLINGMSADSLEISLEDALDSDQQKPGDKVPKPGTEEVKEEAPVKQESPSNKSTP
- the LOC123980800 gene encoding keratin, type I cytoskeletal 18-like isoform X2, whose amino-acid sequence is MPSNTAASMFGGAGGRGSRASVSSLEGLRSVLGNEPKRDSAPAAPAASVAPATPAAPTAPAAPADDKQTLRGLNDRLSGYLDTVRQLEKANEDLEKQIDDILAKRTAPEGRDWDKVEKPLDDRKNKIKDITMENAKLMIQINNTNMATDDFKNKLDDEKKACKELEKDLEDVNKTAEATKLKSEQTKKEIDLVNEELARLQQEHKDEVDDLREKIKDSEVKVEIDSPNSNLAQTLNKIRIQYDQIGKKNMEETEDWYQSKFENIKVVEAKNSEALNSGKKELKDLLKQKQTLDIKIQSLHSTIRNLEETLKNTKAEYGQRMGPINKVILNLEAELKEMRSQVERHVNTNKNLLCVTMKLESEINNYQQLINGMSADRPAEAGR